The DNA region CTGCTTTTACTGATATTTCACACACCTTTATCTTTTCTTCATTTGTCAGTAGACATGTTTCAATTATTACTTTTACTATCGCTTTTTTTCCTGCAGCGTCTACCACAGCTTTAATATCTTTATATACAAGTTCATAATTACCGTCTTTTACGCCTCCAATATTTATAACTGTATCAATTTCTTCAGCTCCAAGTCGAATAGCTTCTTCTGTTTCAAATGCCTTTGCAGATGTTATCATTGCACCTAATGGAAATCCAACAACACAACACGTTTTCACTGTACTTCCTTTTAAAATTTTTGAAACCAACTTCACATGACAAGTATTAACACATACTGAAGCAAAGTTATATTTTATTGCTTCAGCGCATAACTTAGCTACTGTTTCACTAGTAGCATCCGCTTTCAATACTGTATGATCAATCATTCTCGCAATATCCATAGCCATTCATATACCTCTTTCTTATTTATATATTCTGGTTAACAATAACTCAATAAACAAATAACAATAAATGTGTAACCGGTTACTTATTGTAGTAAAATTTTTTATTTTATTAAATTAATTTTATTATTTGTTCTGAACCTCTTAATATGACACTGTGTGGTAATATAATTTTTTTGAACTCAGATTGATAATTCTTATTTTCAAGTCTTTCAATAAGCAATTTCATCGCTTCTTGTCCTTGAAGTTTTGCATCACGGTCTATAACTGATAATTTGAAATCAATCATTTTTAAAGTCTCAATATCATCAAAACCCATGATTGATAAATCTTTTCCAATTTCCAAATTTTTCTCTGTTAAATATTTTAAGCAACCTAATGTTGTTAAGTTATTTGATGTAAATATAGCTGTTGGTGGCATAGATAATTCAAGCAACTCTTTAGTCCTTTTATATGCTTTTTCTACTTTAAAATCACCTTGAGCAATATATTTATCCAGAACATCTAATTTATAAGCCTTCATAGCTTTTTTATAACCTAATAATCGTTCTTTACCAGGCTTCGATGTTTCAGGACCCGTAATTATAGCAATTTTTTTGTGACCTGCATGAATTAGAGATTCAACGCCTTCATATGCGCTTTGAATATTATCAATAAATACACCATCAAATTCTGTATCTCTTATACTACGATCGACTAATACTACTGGAACTCCCGAATTATTTAATCTAATTAAGTATTCTCTGGTTTCCATATCATTTTCTGAAATAGGTGTTATTATAACACCTTTCAATCTTTGCCCTTGCACAGTTTTTAAATAAGAATGCTCTATAGCCTGATTTTCATTTGTTCCAAAAAATAGAATGTTATAGTTATTCTTTTCTGCAACATCGCTTATGCCTCTTATTACACTAGAAAAAAATGGATTTTCAATATCTGGTATGATAACTCCAATACTAGCCGTATCTTGAATACTTAGGCTTCTAGCTACTGCACTCGGAATATAATTATTATCATTTATAACTTTCATTATTTTTTTTCTAGTATCTTCTTTAACATATCCTGAATTATTAATAACTCTTGATACAGTTGCAGATGAAACTCCTGTGGCTTTTGCAATATCTTTTATATTCATACAAAAACTCCTTGTTATATTGTACTCAAAATTCTAATGTGTAACCGATTACATATGTTATATTAACATGTATTATATTGATTGTAAATACTTTTTTATAATTTTTGCCTATTATTTTAATTTAAATCAAGATTTATATGTATTAATAAACAAAATTGTTTTGATGAACTAGGGTTACTGACTAGCCTGACAAATTCCGGCTGCATTGAACATGCTAATTAAAGTATGAAGTTCCTGGAGTAGATTGTTTGCATAAGCAAGGCTACAGG from Petrocella atlantisensis includes:
- the deoC gene encoding deoxyribose-phosphate aldolase, which gives rise to MDIARMIDHTVLKADATSETVAKLCAEAIKYNFASVCVNTCHVKLVSKILKGSTVKTCCVVGFPLGAMITSAKAFETEEAIRLGAEEIDTVINIGGVKDGNYELVYKDIKAVVDAAGKKAIVKVIIETCLLTNEEKIKVCEISVKAGADFVKTSTGFSTGGATVDDVKLMKKTVNGKALVKASGGIKNQEDLNAIIEAGADRIGTSSGIALVSGISKNDNTY
- a CDS encoding LacI family DNA-binding transcriptional regulator; this translates as MNIKDIAKATGVSSATVSRVINNSGYVKEDTRKKIMKVINDNNYIPSAVARSLSIQDTASIGVIIPDIENPFFSSVIRGISDVAEKNNYNILFFGTNENQAIEHSYLKTVQGQRLKGVIITPISENDMETREYLIRLNNSGVPVVLVDRSIRDTEFDGVFIDNIQSAYEGVESLIHAGHKKIAIITGPETSKPGKERLLGYKKAMKAYKLDVLDKYIAQGDFKVEKAYKRTKELLELSMPPTAIFTSNNLTTLGCLKYLTEKNLEIGKDLSIMGFDDIETLKMIDFKLSVIDRDAKLQGQEAMKLLIERLENKNYQSEFKKIILPHSVILRGSEQIIKLI